CTTTTTCAAGCGGTTCATGATGAGCGCGCCCAGTTCGGTTGCCGGCCGCTCGCGCTCCGCCGACTCCATCAGGTATGCCTCCGCTTCGTTGACGATGGATTCCAGCTTGGTCATGCTCACCGGCCGCTTTTCGCATGCTTTCAATAGCCCGGCCAAAATTTTCTGCCGGTCGAACTTCTCTCGCCGGCCGTCCCGCTTGACCACCATGTAAGGGATTTCATCAATCCGCTCATAAGTGGTGAAGCGCCGCCGACAGCGAAGACATTCCCGCCGCCGGCGAATGCGATCCGCTTCCCGACCCTCCCGCGAATCCACTACCCGGTCGTCATTGAAACCGCAAAAGGGGCATTTCATGGCCGCTCTCTCGAGGACGTACCGGCGGGAGGTTCGGAAAGTTCTGCTCTTGCCCGGGCCATGGCCCGGAGTTGCCCGAGGGAAAGTCCTTCACGAATCATCAAGGGGATGCCAACCAGACTGACCGCAGCAAACGTCAGCAGCCAAATCAGGATGGTCGCGCTCGCCGCCAGTTCAACCGATATGCCGAAGATCGCCGTTAGAGCGATAAACGTGGCCGCCTGCACTCCCCCGCCAACCCCCGGTATCTGCACGGTGGAGCCCAACATGGCAATGGCCACCAGCAGAAGAATCCCGGCAAAAGTAATCCTGGCCAGGTTTCCGCCGAAACTCTGGCAGACAATATAGTACGTTCCGGAAATCAGCAGCCACAGGAAGATCGAGTAACCGACTGTCAAGACCAACTTGCCGGTATGCTCAACGGATTGAAGACCTTCTCCAAACGATTGGAGCGTATCGCTTATTTTGCGATGCCAGCGATGGGGAAGGAAACGCAGCTTCCGGTCGAGCCAGCCGGACATGCTGGCGCTCCGGAACCGCCAAAGCGCCAGCAGGCCCGTGGCCGCTACCACCGCGGCCAGCGCCAACCAACCCGCCTGCCGCGTCCGAGCAAGCATGACCGTGCCGGAACTATCGCTCGCTGCCGTAACTCGACCGAGCGTCAAACCCAATCCCATCCAAAGCAGGATCGAGAGCAGGTCCTGAATCCGTTCCAGCAGCCAGACACCCATCATGGAAGCCATGCGCAAGTTTTCCTTCCGGGCAATCAGCAGCGGCCGCACCACCTCCCCCGCCCGCCCGAGCAAAAACAGGCTGGTGAAGCCGATTACGGTGGCGACGAGCAAATTCACGAGGCGCGTCTCGGCAATGGGCCGAACGTACTGCTGCCAGCGCAACGAGCGCACCAGGTAGGTGGCATAGATGGTGACGAACGCAAGGGCCAGCACTGGCTTATTGATATTGCGAAGCGAGGTCACAAACGCCCTCCAGTCAAACCATGCGGGCGTTTGAGCGGTTTTGTATCGGTAGTAAAGAATCAGGCCAATCGCCAGACAAATCAAAATGACGGCTGCAATCCGATAAACGCGCCTCATAGGCAAGTCCGCAAGCTATACCAGCCGCCTGGGAGTGTCAACCATCCCGCCAGAGCGGGACGATTCGCGGAAAAGAGAAAGGGGCGGGGGGATGACCCCGTCCGCCCCGGAGCGGCCTCTCGCCTCAGCGTGTCCCGCGCCGCGCAGGATGCACATCCGCGCTGGGCGCGAGCTGTGCGGGCAGGCCTGCCGCGGCGGGCTCTCCGGCTACGTTTGACTTACCGCGTAACGGCTCCTAGGATGACAGCAAAGCTAACCCGCGAGTCTCGACCTCGCGAGACTTCCGCAGGAAGATGCCTCGATGGCTGAGATGACGCGCATTGTTGTGCTCGGGGCCGGCTTTGGCGGGCTCGAGGCCATGCTGGGACTGGAGCGGCGCTTGCCGGGCGAACCAGGGGTCGAACTCACCCTGGTCAGCGAGCAGAACTACTTCCTCTTCACTCCGCTGCTCCCTCAGGTTGTCTCCTGCTACATTGAGCCGCGCCACATCGTGCAGAGCCTGCGCGACATCCGCCGCCAGCGCGCCTTTGGCTTCTTGCGGGCTCGCGCCACTGCCCTTGACCTCGCCCGCCGCCAAGTCCAGCTCGACACCGGCCTGCTCCCCTACGACTACCTGGTTCTGGCGCTGGGAAGCACGACGGACTTCTTCGGCACCGCGGGCGCCGCCGAGCACTGCTTTTCGCTGAAGGGCTTGGAAGAGGCGGTGGCCCTGCGCGACCATTTGCTCGACCTCTTCGAGCACGCCGACCATGAGCCGGATACGGCTCGCAAGCGAGACTTGCTTACCCTGGTCGTGGTGGGTGGCGGCTACACCGGAGTGGAGCTGGTGGCCGAGCTGCGCGACCTTGTCTATCGCCACATTGTCCCCCGTTATCGCGGCATCAACGCCGGCGAAGCGCGGCTGGTGCTCCTGGAAGCCGCCGACAACATCCTGCTCGGCGTCGATCCCGCGCTTGCCCGCCGCGCCCGGCAGAAGCTGGCGCGAGAAGGCATCGAGGTGCGGATACGGGCGAAGGTCACGCGGGTGACACCAGAGGGTGTCGAGGTCAACGAGAGAGAGCAAATACGCGCCGGCGCCGTTATCTGGACGGCCGGGGTGCGCGCGAATCCGCTGGCGGAATCGCTGCCCGCGGCGAAAGACAGGTCGGGGCGGCTGATCGTCACTTCGCAGCTCGAGCTGAGCGGCTTTCCAGGCGTGTTCGCCATCGGTGACAACGCAGTGGTGGAAAAGAGCGCGCCGGAACAGTCGCCGCGCATCGCTCCGGTGGCGCTGGCGCAGGGGCGGGTGGTGGCCGAGAACATCGCCCGGGCGATGAAGGGGGAGACGCTGGTGGCGTTTGAGTTCGAACCTGCCGGGATGCTGGTCTCGCTGGGGATGAACGATGCGGTAATCCAGGTGATGGGGCTCAAGTTCGCGGGCTATTTTGCCTGGCTCGCCTGGAACGCGATTCACCTCTTGAAGCTGGTAGGGCTGAAGAAGCAATTGCAGGTGGCGCTGGATTGGAGCCTGGCCACGATCTTTCCACGCGACACCTCCCTCATTCGTCGCCCGCAGCGCTGCCGCCTTTGCCAAGCCAACAGGTCGCAACCCCCGGGCATATCCTAACAATCCGCCACGCTACAGACCGGGAAACGCCCCGCCGCGGCGGGCTGCCGCGGGCCAAGGCATTGCCTCGTTCGGAGCATGGTATTACCATGCCAGCTTGCCCGCCTTCCCGATAGGCGGGCTTGCCGGAACTTGCGGGAGCGTCCTTGCGTTACCCATCCGGGTTTCATCCGTCCGCCCCAAGGAGCCACGGTTGTACACCGACACGGAGCTGGTGGAACGTTGCTTGAAGGGCGACGACATTGCCTGGGAGGAAATCGTCCGGCGGCACACCCAGCGCGTTTTCAATCTTTGCTATCGCTTCACCAGCAGCCGGGCGGAGGCTGAAGACCTTTCTCAGGACGTTTTTCTCCGCGTCTATCGAACGCTCAAAACGTACCGCGCGGCAGAAGGCAACCTGACCACCTGGCTCATGCGGGTGACTCGAAATCTTCTCATTGACCATTATCGCCGGACCAAGAAAGATCGGATCACGGACTCGCTTGAAGATCAGTTGGAGGGAGTCGAGCAGAAGGAGAGTGACGCGGCGTCGCCCGAACTTTTTGCCAGCCGAGCTGAGCTCAGTGAAAAGGTGCAAAGGGCCCTCGCTCGACTCTCGCCTGACCTCCGTGAAGCTGTGATTCTAAGGGACTTACAGGGCCTGGAATACGTTGAAATTCAAAGGGTTTTGGACATCCCCGAGGGTACGGTCAAATCACGGATCAATCGGGGACGAATTGAACTGGCACGGGTCTTGCAACAAATGGGCGTAGGAAAGCGTATAGAGGGTTAGAGGCTAACGAGATGCCTTCGAGCTGTGAACAATTCGAGACTGGGCTGAGCGAATACCTGGAAGGTCGGCTTTCCGCGGCTGACCGGGCTTCCCTGGCCGAGCATCAGGAAAGCTGCTTGCGCTGCCAACTTCTACTCAATCAGGCGGGATCGGCCATCGAGGCGCTCCACGCCATGGAAATGGCTGAGGCGCCGCCCCGTCTGGTCGAGAGGATCCTGACGGAAACGCTTGGTCCACGTCGTCAACCGGAAGGCTTTGGTTGGTTGCGCCCGGTGAGATGGCTCGGTTGGATGCGTCCGGTCCTGGAACCTCGCTTCGGCATGAGCCTGGCGGCGGCTTTGCTCTCCGCGACGTTCGTCTTTCACGCTCTGGGCGTCTCCCCGCGTGATTTGCGGGCAGCCGACCTCCATCCGGCGCAAGTCTATCGTAACGTCAATCGCCACTTGCACCTTGCCTACGCCCGTGGGGCCAAGTTCGTCAGTGACTTGAGGGTGGTTTACGAAATCCAGTCGCGGCTGCAGATTACCCAGCCGGAATCTGCCGTTCCTGCCCAGCCGCAGCCGGAAACCAAACCCAAGCCACGCGAACGCAATTCCGGCGTAGGCGGCAGCCAGCAACTCCTGGCGCTCTATTCGGCTGCCCAAAGGAGTGCTCAATGAAGTGCGCGATTCATAACGACGTGGAAGCGGTCAGGTACTGCCGCAGTTGCGGCAAGGCCCTCTGTGAGGAGTGCAAGCGCGACGTGCGCGGCGTCATTTATTGCGAAGATTGTTTGGCCGCTACCGTACTTGCTCCCCGGCCACCACTTCCCACGCCGGCCCCAGCTGTCCCCGGGGCACCCAATCCCGGCCTCGCCCTTGGTCTCAGTTTCATTCCCGGTGTCGGCGCCATTTACAACGGGCAATACTTGAAGGGGCTGGTTCACATCTTGATTTTCGGCGGGATCATCGCCCTTTT
The Candidatus Acidiferrales bacterium genome window above contains:
- a CDS encoding NAD(P)/FAD-dependent oxidoreductase, which gives rise to MAEMTRIVVLGAGFGGLEAMLGLERRLPGEPGVELTLVSEQNYFLFTPLLPQVVSCYIEPRHIVQSLRDIRRQRAFGFLRARATALDLARRQVQLDTGLLPYDYLVLALGSTTDFFGTAGAAEHCFSLKGLEEAVALRDHLLDLFEHADHEPDTARKRDLLTLVVVGGGYTGVELVAELRDLVYRHIVPRYRGINAGEARLVLLEAADNILLGVDPALARRARQKLAREGIEVRIRAKVTRVTPEGVEVNEREQIRAGAVIWTAGVRANPLAESLPAAKDRSGRLIVTSQLELSGFPGVFAIGDNAVVEKSAPEQSPRIAPVALAQGRVVAENIARAMKGETLVAFEFEPAGMLVSLGMNDAVIQVMGLKFAGYFAWLAWNAIHLLKLVGLKKQLQVALDWSLATIFPRDTSLIRRPQRCRLCQANRSQPPGIS
- the nrdR gene encoding transcriptional regulator NrdR, which encodes MKCPFCGFNDDRVVDSREGREADRIRRRRECLRCRRRFTTYERIDEIPYMVVKRDGRREKFDRQKILAGLLKACEKRPVSMTKLESIVNEAEAYLMESAERERPATELGALIMNRLKKLDKVAYVRFASVYHDFKDVREFMAELKTLLKEKARK
- a CDS encoding lysylphosphatidylglycerol synthase transmembrane domain-containing protein; its protein translation is MRRVYRIAAVILICLAIGLILYYRYKTAQTPAWFDWRAFVTSLRNINKPVLALAFVTIYATYLVRSLRWQQYVRPIAETRLVNLLVATVIGFTSLFLLGRAGEVVRPLLIARKENLRMASMMGVWLLERIQDLLSILLWMGLGLTLGRVTAASDSSGTVMLARTRQAGWLALAAVVAATGLLALWRFRSASMSGWLDRKLRFLPHRWHRKISDTLQSFGEGLQSVEHTGKLVLTVGYSIFLWLLISGTYYIVCQSFGGNLARITFAGILLLVAIAMLGSTVQIPGVGGGVQAATFIALTAIFGISVELAASATILIWLLTFAAVSLVGIPLMIREGLSLGQLRAMARARAELSEPPAGTSSRERP
- a CDS encoding sigma-70 family RNA polymerase sigma factor, which translates into the protein MYTDTELVERCLKGDDIAWEEIVRRHTQRVFNLCYRFTSSRAEAEDLSQDVFLRVYRTLKTYRAAEGNLTTWLMRVTRNLLIDHYRRTKKDRITDSLEDQLEGVEQKESDAASPELFASRAELSEKVQRALARLSPDLREAVILRDLQGLEYVEIQRVLDIPEGTVKSRINRGRIELARVLQQMGVGKRIEG